One genomic window of Rhodanobacteraceae bacterium includes the following:
- a CDS encoding DUF2141 domain-containing protein, with protein MNAIYRSLLLCTLSLAAGHAPAASLSVEVGTGMRPGDQLMLAVYDREDTWLGKSLRGVREPLPAAIGRGDWHAVRIDDLPPGRYALAVYVDRNGNGKLDRGMFGRPTEPYGFSNGGGTFGPPDFADAVVEVGAAGGAIRIELN; from the coding sequence ATGAACGCAATCTACCGCTCCCTGCTGCTTTGCACGCTGTCGCTGGCCGCCGGACATGCGCCGGCTGCGTCGCTGTCGGTGGAGGTGGGTACCGGCATGCGGCCCGGCGATCAACTGATGCTGGCGGTGTACGACCGCGAGGACACCTGGCTGGGCAAGTCGCTGCGCGGCGTTCGCGAACCCTTGCCGGCGGCGATCGGCCGCGGGGACTGGCATGCGGTGCGGATCGACGACCTTCCGCCCGGACGCTATGCGCTCGCCGTCTATGTGGACCGCAACGGCAACGGAAAGCTCGACCGCGGCATGTTCGGGCGTCCCACCGAACCCTATGGATTCAGCAATGGCGGCGGCACCTTCGGCCCACCGGACTTCGCGGATGCAGTGGTCGAAGTGGGCGCGGCCGGCGGCGCGATCCGCATCGAACTCAACTGA
- the glyQ gene encoding glycine--tRNA ligase subunit alpha, with translation MSAPTFQEIITRLNAYWADQGCVLIQPLDTEVGAGTFHPATFLRCLGPEPWNAAYVQPSRRPTDGRYGENPNRLQHYYQYQVILKPSPKDILELYFGSLKALGIDPLTHDLRLVEDNWESPTLGAWGLGWEVWLNGMEVTQFTYFQQAGGIECKPVSGEITYGLERLAMYLQNVENVYDLIWTRGPQGVVTYGDVYHQNEVEQSTYNFEEANVEALFHAFDTHEAEAKKLVERGLPLPAYDQVCKASHSFNLLDARRAISVTERQRYILRVRTIAKAVAEAYYAQREKLGFPGLKRVA, from the coding sequence ATGTCCGCTCCGACCTTCCAGGAAATCATCACCCGCCTCAACGCCTACTGGGCGGACCAGGGTTGCGTGCTGATCCAGCCGCTCGACACCGAGGTCGGTGCCGGCACCTTCCATCCGGCGACTTTCCTGCGCTGCCTGGGCCCGGAGCCGTGGAATGCGGCCTATGTGCAGCCCTCGCGCCGTCCGACCGACGGCCGCTACGGCGAGAACCCGAACCGCCTGCAGCACTACTACCAGTACCAGGTGATCCTGAAGCCCTCGCCGAAGGACATCCTGGAGCTGTACTTCGGCTCGCTGAAGGCACTCGGTATCGATCCGCTGACGCATGATCTGCGCCTGGTCGAGGACAACTGGGAATCGCCCACGCTGGGCGCCTGGGGCCTGGGCTGGGAGGTCTGGCTGAACGGCATGGAAGTGACCCAGTTCACCTACTTCCAGCAGGCCGGCGGCATCGAGTGCAAGCCGGTGTCGGGCGAAATCACCTACGGCCTGGAACGCCTGGCGATGTACCTGCAGAACGTCGAGAACGTCTACGACCTCATCTGGACGCGCGGCCCGCAGGGCGTGGTTACCTACGGCGACGTCTACCACCAGAACGAGGTGGAACAGAGCACCTACAACTTCGAGGAAGCCAATGTCGAGGCGCTGTTCCACGCCTTCGACACGCACGAGGCCGAGGCGAAGAAGCTGGTCGAGCGCGGCCTGCCGCTGCCGGCCTACGACCAGGTATGCAAGGCCAGCCACAGCTTCAACCTGCTCGACGCCCGCCGCGCGATCAGCGTGACCGAGCGCCAGCGCTACATCCTGCGCGTGCGCACCATCGCCAAGGCGGTGGCCGAGGCCTATTACGCGCAACGGGAGAAGCTCGGGTTTCCTGGCCTGAAGCGCGTCGCCTGA
- a CDS encoding glycine--tRNA ligase subunit beta, with amino-acid sequence MTTTADLLVELLCEELPAKAVADLAHGLKNGLSERLAKAGIAHPAARAQALWTPRRIAVLIPDVALAAPEQTLERRGPALAAGIGPDGAPSKALAGFAASCGVTVEALEKLETDKGSWFVHRSTKPGARSAEVLPAMVQEAIAALPLGKPMRWGANEFAFLRPVHGLIVLLGSEVLPASIYGVQSGTTTRGHRFHDARDLGIAHPADYIAALAAAHVIVDPQARRERVRAEVAAAAQRQGGIARLPEDLIDEVSNLTEWPCAIACSIPAEFMRLPEAVIVTTIETHQRFFPVLDAAGKLTPYFVGVANIESRDPDEIRKGYERVVRPRLSDAAFFFDQDLKQPLADLVEGLKTVTYQQKLGTLYDKTSRVIALARAVAPAVGVDPGLAEAAARLSKADLLTRMVGEFPELQGQMGRTYALAQGQPQAVADALDEIYWPRQSGAPIAASPLGRVLAIAERLDTLAGIFAVGLKPTGNKDPFALRRAALGLARTLIEGGIRLDLPQILEQAVLGVPAQSLKDYLGKIASAVFFDNAMVAKLVDQLTAPAVNELYEFILERTRAWYTDAGITGDVFEAVAARRPHDLVDFDRRLKAVLAFKQLSACQSLAAANKRIRNILRKAAEGGIDVASLGPVESDRLHHDAEKALYVAIGDAERDSAPRFAAGEYIDGLSRLAALQGPVDAFFEGVMVMAEDEAVRNNRLALLERLSQLFLQTADVSLLAG; translated from the coding sequence ATGACCACCACCGCCGACCTGCTCGTCGAACTGCTCTGCGAAGAGCTTCCTGCCAAGGCCGTTGCCGATCTCGCCCACGGGCTGAAGAACGGTTTGTCCGAACGCCTGGCCAAGGCCGGCATCGCGCACCCGGCCGCTCGCGCGCAGGCGCTGTGGACGCCGCGCCGGATTGCCGTGCTGATCCCGGACGTGGCGCTCGCCGCGCCGGAGCAGACCCTGGAGCGCCGCGGCCCGGCGCTGGCCGCCGGGATCGGCCCGGATGGCGCGCCGAGCAAGGCGCTGGCCGGCTTCGCCGCTTCCTGCGGCGTGACGGTGGAAGCGCTGGAGAAGCTGGAAACCGACAAGGGCAGCTGGTTCGTGCATCGCAGCACCAAGCCCGGCGCGCGCAGCGCCGAGGTGCTGCCGGCGATGGTGCAGGAAGCGATCGCGGCGCTGCCGCTGGGCAAGCCGATGCGCTGGGGCGCCAACGAGTTCGCCTTCCTGCGTCCGGTGCACGGGCTGATCGTGCTACTCGGCAGCGAGGTGCTGCCGGCCAGCATCTATGGGGTACAGAGCGGCACCACGACCCGCGGCCACCGTTTCCACGACGCGCGCGACCTCGGCATCGCGCACCCGGCCGATTACATCGCCGCGCTGGCCGCCGCGCACGTCATCGTCGACCCGCAGGCGCGCCGCGAGCGCGTGCGCGCGGAAGTTGCCGCCGCGGCGCAGCGCCAGGGTGGCATCGCGCGCCTGCCGGAAGACCTGATCGACGAGGTCAGCAATCTCACCGAATGGCCGTGCGCGATCGCCTGCTCGATCCCGGCCGAGTTCATGCGCCTGCCGGAGGCGGTGATCGTCACCACCATCGAGACCCACCAGCGCTTCTTCCCGGTGCTGGATGCGGCGGGCAAGCTGACGCCGTATTTCGTCGGCGTGGCCAACATCGAGAGCCGCGATCCGGACGAGATCCGCAAGGGCTACGAGCGCGTGGTGCGCCCGCGCCTGTCGGATGCCGCCTTCTTCTTCGACCAGGACCTGAAGCAGCCGCTGGCCGACCTGGTCGAAGGCCTGAAGACCGTCACCTACCAGCAGAAGCTCGGCACGCTGTACGACAAGACATCGCGCGTGATCGCGCTCGCGCGCGCGGTGGCGCCGGCGGTGGGCGTGGATCCGGGCCTGGCCGAAGCCGCCGCACGGCTGTCGAAGGCCGATCTGTTGACCCGCATGGTCGGCGAGTTCCCCGAACTGCAGGGCCAGATGGGCCGCACCTACGCGCTGGCGCAGGGCCAGCCGCAGGCGGTCGCGGATGCATTGGACGAGATCTACTGGCCGCGCCAGTCGGGTGCGCCGATCGCCGCCAGTCCGCTCGGCCGCGTGCTCGCGATCGCCGAGCGCCTGGACACCCTGGCCGGCATCTTCGCGGTGGGCCTCAAGCCCACCGGCAACAAGGACCCGTTCGCGCTGCGCCGCGCGGCGCTCGGCCTGGCGCGCACGCTGATCGAGGGCGGCATCCGCCTCGACCTGCCGCAGATCCTGGAGCAGGCGGTGCTCGGCGTGCCGGCCCAGAGCCTCAAGGACTACCTCGGCAAGATCGCCAGCGCGGTGTTCTTCGACAACGCAATGGTGGCCAAGCTGGTCGACCAACTGACCGCGCCGGCAGTCAACGAGCTCTACGAGTTCATCCTCGAACGCACGCGCGCCTGGTACACCGATGCCGGCATCACCGGCGACGTGTTCGAGGCCGTCGCCGCGCGCCGCCCGCACGATCTGGTCGACTTCGACCGGCGCCTGAAGGCGGTGCTGGCGTTCAAGCAGCTCAGCGCCTGCCAGAGCCTGGCCGCAGCGAACAAGCGCATCCGCAACATCCTGCGCAAGGCAGCCGAGGGCGGCATCGACGTCGCTTCGCTGGGCCCGGTCGAGTCCGACCGCCTGCACCACGATGCCGAGAAGGCGCTCTACGTGGCCATCGGCGACGCCGAACGCGACAGCGCGCCGCGCTTCGCCGCGGGCGAGTACATCGACGGCCTGAGCCGTCTCGCCGCGCTGCAGGGCCCGGTGGATGCCTTCTTCGAGGGCGTGATGGTGATGGCCGAGGACGAGGCCGTGCGCAACAACCGCCTCGCGCTGCTGGAACGCCTCAGCCAGCTGTTCCTGCAGACCGCGGACGTGTCGCTGCTGGCGGGGTGA
- the ilvN gene encoding acetolactate synthase small subunit has product MTQPASAYFLSDAKPRPAKATLSITVDNEVGALARVVSLFSGRGYNIESLTVAETDHQKHTSRITIVTSGTVDVIEQIKAQLGRLVPVHRVVDLAVDKPGLEREMALVKIAATGEQRAEALRLAEVFRARVIDISPASFVFELTGTPVKIDAFVEMMIPIGLVELARTGVVAIGRGAEAT; this is encoded by the coding sequence ATGACCCAACCCGCCTCCGCCTATTTCCTCTCCGACGCCAAGCCGCGTCCGGCCAAGGCCACGCTGTCGATCACGGTCGACAATGAAGTGGGTGCGCTGGCGCGGGTGGTCAGCCTGTTCTCCGGCCGCGGTTACAACATCGAATCGCTGACGGTGGCCGAGACCGACCACCAGAAGCACACCTCGCGGATCACCATCGTCACCAGCGGCACGGTGGATGTGATCGAGCAGATCAAGGCGCAGCTCGGGCGCCTGGTGCCGGTGCACCGGGTGGTCGACCTGGCGGTCGACAAGCCCGGCCTGGAGCGCGAGATGGCGCTGGTGAAGATCGCCGCGACCGGCGAGCAGCGCGCCGAAGCGTTGCGCCTGGCCGAAGTCTTCCGCGCCCGCGTGATCGACATCTCGCCGGCCAGCTTCGTGTTCGAGCTGACCGGCACCCCGGTCAAGATCGACGCCTTCGTCGAGATGATGATCCCGATCGGTTTGGTCGAACTCGCGCGCACTGGCGTGGTGGCGATCGGGCGCGGGGCCGAGGCGACGTGA